The sequence below is a genomic window from Nicotiana tomentosiformis chromosome 6, ASM39032v3, whole genome shotgun sequence.
CTTTCTGTTTTAAGTTATACTTTTTTCTTTGTCTGTACTAAAAGAATGTTCGttttatatttagaaacaatttaactttaaaattatttttttactaaTAGTGAGATGATTTATGATCATATAAATGTCGAGGCTTATTTTAGGCACaagtttcaatttttatttttattttataattaaattttatattcAGTCAAAGACCGTCAcacaaatttaagaaaataataggCAAGACATGGAGAATAACTTATGTGTTATTCCAGCACGTGGGAGGTATATATACATATGCAAGGAACTCTAGTTAAAAAAAGCTAAGTAAGAAAagaatcaaaagaaatcttataTATCCTTAGACTATGCACATTACCCTAAAGATGACTACATTCATTCAGTAAACATAAATCTTTAAATCAATAAACTAACAttcaatttatattaaaaaaagatTTATATGTGTTTGATGGTAGGCGGCgagtcaaaaaagaaaaagaaaaaaaggaaaaaacaaaaacaaaaagaagatgCGAAAGACAAGTGACAACTTTGTGGAGTACCGTGGCTGTGCTTCTCATTTTACTTTCACGAAACCAAAACAAATGCCAATGCCATATAAAGCAATCCTCCACTTTCCCAAATCTACAGGTGGGATTTCTGTTTTCTGAAATTTTTTCTCCATCTGGGTCTGAtccaaatttattggaattgtCATCAAATGGATAATAATGAGAAATACTCGGAGGAGTTAAATGTGGCCGTCAGGGTTGTGCATATGGCATGTGCTCTCTGTCAAAAGGTGCAAAAGAGTTTGCTCTCTGCCACTTTTGATGATGATGTTAAGTCCAAGGATGATGATTCTCTTGTTACTGTTGCAGGtgcttttttgttttttcttcatttttctcgtATTGGGTTTCTGCAGAATGCTTTtgtgttaatttttttttgtttgttataaTGGGGGTTTGAACCCCTTCCCCGGCCCCAAAGGAAGTAATGATTTTGGTTTTTAATGCGGAACTCTTTGAGCTAGACTCTACTGCTCATTTGTTTCACTGGAAATTTAGCAGCTTTCTTTAGGTGTTGAAAGCACACCCTGGAATATGGCATTTTCTTTTTATTGCTTTCTCATATACTGGGAGCTAGAAGTAGGATTGAAGTTGTAGTGGGAAAAGGGTGTTAATGCCGAAATTTGTGTCGTCAGTTGAATTGGACGCGCAATTGGGCCATTGTCCATTAAGGGATAGACTTAATGTTTGTCTTGTCAACCGATATTATCCGATTCATAGTAGGCTACACGGATAATTATGCAGAGTGAGCGAACAAAGTCCACATTGAAAGTTGATACGAAAACAAAACTACATATAAGGTGTAGGCAAACTCTTACTGCTAAATAGTTTAGAAAAATCATGCGGGCTTGATCCAAAGCGGATAATATCTATCATTTCTGGCCTGCTAGCCCAACTAGTCGTATCATTTCTGGCCTGCTAGCTCAACTAGTGGTATTAGAGCTGATGGTTCTGTGAAACGAGTATAAAGATGACATAGTGATGCATAAAACGACCTGGCTTGACGTATTTGCCCATCTACGGGCCGATTTACTACTTTTACTGTTATGTGGATATGCACACAAAAGAAGAAGCTTGTGGGCTTTGGTGACCATAAACACTCAGATGATGGATGACACACAGCGACTCTCCATATAAGTCCATAAATCTTGGTGATGGTCCATGCGGTACTTAGTTCGAGGGGATATTGTTGGGTGTGCGAAGAAAGTCTTACGTTAGAAGTTGATAAAAGAAAGAAGCTACATATGAAGTATAGGGGTACTCTTAGTAGTGTGAGGCTCTTTGTGGGAACCGTGTGAGCTTGATCCAAAGCGGACAATATAATATCATGTTAAGAGTATCTTAGCCTGACATATTCGGCTTGAAGCTTGTAATTACTTTTATACAAGCCAAGAAATTACTGCATTTGATTATGTCTTTTAGCACAATGAAGACCTCGTCAACAAAGCCTATGCAGGGATTACGTAGACATTGTTGGCCTATTGTCATAATTCGGACTTGTATATGTGTTTGGCCAGTTGGGTCTTGGAATGTGGTTGTTTTAAGGGCTTTACCTCTATTCCCAAATTAATATTTTTTCCTTATTATTTTTAAGTGGTATCCgcctattttatatatatatatatatatatatactccctccatttcaatttatgtgaacctatttcctttttagtccgtgtaaAAAAGAATGACCTATTTCCCTACTTGGAAACAATTTACttgtatgcaatgatttatagccacacaaaatatatgtgcctcattttacaccacaaattcaaaagtcttctctcttttcttaaactccgtgcccagtcaaatgggttcacataaattgaaacatagggagtatatatatatatatatatatatccatagtGTTCcttaaaaaaatagaatttacacaAACATGTGTAAGGAACATTTATTTACGAAATGGTTTCGGATGATACCCTTGCTAAAGGGTGTCTAAGCACTGTCCATCAGCATAATTGTTTCTCCTTGGACTCAAGTAATGTTAGTGGAATGCCATCTACAACAGGATCCATTAACGTGCAATAGGAGTTGGCTGAATGTGTCACAAGCCATGCCACTTCCATAGACCGTACCTTGTTTTTATGGATAGAACTCATGACATGATTAGACAGTCTGTTGAGTCTGTTAAGACTTCTTGTATAAATAGCACATATTGTACACCGATGGATATAATGCAATCATCACACAACCAGTCAATCGACTTCAGTTCAATTGTCCTTTGTCTTTCAGTCTTTACTTGCATTATTTACAGCATGCCTTTACTACTTTTGTTGCTTCTACCTTAGCCAAATGTTGTCTAGTCCGCTTTCCAAACACAACTTTAACTTGTGACTCCTTAGCCAGGACGCTTTCTTGAATAAGTCTGGGAACCTCCATAGGGGAAGCAAAGTTCCCTTCTCTACGTCAATCATCTGATTACAAATGAGAATCATGTGGAAACGAAGGGTTGGCTACTTCTAAATTTTGACACAACAAAGAGAAAGTAAGAAGTAGCTCAAGAATGAGATAAGCATCTATTTTTGGTACACAATATTATGTAAAGAATACTCATTACTCTGAGATAATTTTGACTTTACATTCCGTGTATTTATATGTCCCCTTATACTAGCTTAACCACATTAGCTACATTGCTGTTGGTCTGATAAAATTTAATGTATCTTTATCCGGTGACGATGTTCTTAATTTGTTGAAGGAGAGACTTCTTTTTCAGAGGCAAATACATGCTTTAAAATAGTTGGAAAGTGGAAACGGACCTCAGATTGGTTGAAGTTATATCCTTAGATAATATAAAAGATTGCCTATTCTTTTTTCATTAACTACAGAGATGTGGGTTTCACGTGGAAATTGAAAATGCTTGGATGGTCAGATAATTGACAGTATTGTTAGTTCGACATGGGAACTGTTGGTCAATTTCAACATGTTTGGTTTAGGGGTCTAACAGAAGAAGCTTTGATTCTCTattgtttttttaattattatataaAGGTGGTTTTCGGGGAGCTGGTGCACACCTCTATTGTTCACCAGGTAATCATTACCTCCCACCAGCACAAATAGTGAGTAACTGTACCTATGAAAACTTAGGCAGATGAAAAAGAATCACTTAGACTTTTTTGCCTCTACTGGGATCTGAACCTTGTCTCTTGTGGTTTCATTTCACTTCATTGACCGCTGTACCACACCATTGGGATTCTTACCAGACATAAAAACTTCACTCGACAAAAGCTTCAGTCTGTTGTCTTCTGCTCTATACTTATTAACTGATCTTTATGCTTAAAAATTACTTTAAGTtcagtgacattgcatgtctaagaTCAAAAGATTCAAAGTGTATTTTTGGTATGTTATACACACTTAAGTTTAAGATTACAAgattcaaaagtcttttttacaATCTTAACCTTTGTGCCTAGTCAAACTAAAACACATGAAATGAAACAGAGtagcttttttctttttctttcactgaATAGAAGAAATTCAGatgctttattttttattttggctgcttaataatttaattttggaTGATTCTCCAGTAACACTACTCCGGCGTCTGATGTCTCTCGATTATGACTTTGTAGGAGAGCGAAACAGCATCTCTAGATTGTTTGCTCAGGCTTTCTAGAGTTGTTACTGGATTTTGATAGTGTTTAACAGAAACCTGACACCTATAACGGGCATATTTGTCTGGATTGTTTGTTTCTACTCCTTAACATATTCAGCGTGGAAGTTCTCTTACTGTTTCTACCTGCAATTCTGCATTAATATTTTCAAATGTTCACTTTTTATAGAATATCCATAGATTGCCTCCATGTCTGCTAAGTGTTTTCCTCGATTTGTTTGTACGGATAGATTGGAGTGTGCAAGCAACTGTAAGCTGGATCCTTTCAGATGCTTTTGGCAGCGAAAATGTCTCCATAATAGCTGAAGAAGACGTGCAAACTCTCTCCAAATCTGACTCAGCAGGTCTGTTGGGTAAAGTTATTAGCACGGTCAACGAATGCTTAGCAGAAGCTTCCAAATATGGCCTAAAAAGTCCTGATGAAGCCCTGGGGCCTTCAGAAGTTCTTGGGGCTATTAGTCGCTGCAGTTCAAGTGGCGGTCCTGTCGGTAGGCATTGGGTTCTTGACCCGGTTGATGGAACATTGGGGTTTGTGCGTGGAGGTCAATATGCTGTGGCACTAGCATTGATTGATAATGGAGAAGTTGTAATGGGAGTGCTAGGTTGTCCTAATTACCATGTGAAGAGGGACCGGCTTAATAACCAGAAGCAAAATCATATCGCATCAGATATTTCAATGCACTCATCTGATGTGTTGGAAGTAGGATGTGTGATGTACACAAGGAAAGGTACTGGTGAAGCTTGGGTGCAGCCACTGGTTTATGGCGATAGGAAATTTGAGTGGCCAAATTTTGCAAAACAAATTCATGTCTCTTCAATTGATGATGCCGCATTGGCAACTTTTTGTGAGCCAGTCGAGAGAGCCAATTCAAATCACAGCTTCACCGCTGGACTTGCTTGCTCTGTTGGGCTTAGGTTTGTTGACAATCTGTCTCCTGTAAACTATTGCCTGTTTAGAGCCAGTCTCCAAGAATTCACTTAGTTTCCAAAAGTTAAATTTGCAGGTTGACTAGGTCTTTCATTAACTGCAATACTAAGTTCCTTCCGTCTTCCTAGACTTGTTCCCAATGTGTTTTTGGGTCAACACATTACCCTTGTTTATAAGAAAAATATGTTAATATGTTActcaagaagaaaaataaatacatGTTGATATGTTATTTAAGCTTTGTGTGAATAGTGTTTTCTAACATTTTAATATCAACTGGCAGAAATAA
It includes:
- the LOC104119414 gene encoding 3',5'-bisphosphate nucleotidase AHL; this translates as MDNNEKYSEELNVAVRVVHMACALCQKVQKSLLSATFDDDVKSKDDDSLVTVADWSVQATVSWILSDAFGSENVSIIAEEDVQTLSKSDSAGLLGKVISTVNECLAEASKYGLKSPDEALGPSEVLGAISRCSSSGGPVGRHWVLDPVDGTLGFVRGGQYAVALALIDNGEVVMGVLGCPNYHVKRDRLNNQKQNHIASDISMHSSDVLEVGCVMYTRKGTGEAWVQPLVYGDRKFEWPNFAKQIHVSSIDDAALATFCEPVERANSNHSFTAGLACSVGLRNKPLRVYSMVKYAAIAQGDAEIFMKFARAGYKEKIWDHAAGVLLVQEAGGVVTDAGGRSLDFSRGIYLEGLDRGIVVCSGIKLHEKLIGAVYASWDSSNL